The following are encoded in a window of Ferribacterium limneticum genomic DNA:
- a CDS encoding histidine triad nucleotide-binding protein — protein sequence MSDCIFCKIVDGKIPAQKVYEDEDILAFNDISPARPVHVLVIPKKHITSLATTTAEDAPVLGKILAKANEIAVTQGSPDGFRVIINTGRVGQQEVQHLHAHIVGGPEPVGPMLKRI from the coding sequence GTGAGCGACTGCATTTTCTGCAAGATTGTCGACGGCAAGATTCCGGCGCAGAAGGTCTATGAAGACGAGGACATCCTCGCCTTCAACGATATCAGCCCGGCGCGTCCGGTCCATGTCCTGGTGATTCCGAAAAAACACATCACCTCACTGGCAACTACCACAGCCGAAGATGCGCCGGTGCTCGGCAAGATTTTGGCCAAAGCGAACGAAATTGCGGTAACTCAAGGTAGCCCGGATGGTTTCCGGGTGATCATCAACACAGGACGTGTGGGGCAGCAGGAAGTGCAGCACCTGCACGCGCATATCGTGGGCGGTCCGGAACCGGTCGGCCCCATGCTCAAACGCATCTAG
- the tatC gene encoding twin-arginine translocase subunit TatC: protein MSEPQEDSFISHLVELRDRLMRSLIAIAVVLGVLCIYPGPGEIYDILAAPLTRALPEGTKMVAIGVITPFMVPLKVTAMVAFVLALPFILYQVWSFIAPGLYAHEKRLGIPLIISSSFLFLSGMAFCYFFVFGQVFSFISSFAPKSITPAPDIEAYLSFVMTMFLAFGLAFEVPVALVMLVKLNVVTVEKLKEWRSYFIVGAFVVAAVVTPPDVVSQLALAIPMCLLYELGILASRLVSRPAPVEENVTVNPENAAKMESEMDKAEDEFRNLSKD from the coding sequence ATGAGCGAACCCCAGGAAGACTCCTTCATCTCCCATCTGGTTGAGTTGCGCGATCGTTTGATGCGCAGCCTGATCGCCATTGCGGTCGTACTCGGTGTCCTGTGCATCTATCCGGGGCCTGGTGAAATCTACGACATCCTCGCCGCGCCGCTGACCCGCGCCTTGCCGGAAGGCACCAAGATGGTCGCCATCGGCGTCATCACGCCGTTCATGGTGCCGCTCAAGGTGACGGCCATGGTCGCCTTCGTGCTGGCCTTGCCGTTCATTCTTTACCAGGTCTGGTCCTTTATCGCCCCCGGACTTTATGCCCACGAAAAGCGCCTGGGCATTCCGCTGATCATTTCGAGTTCCTTCCTGTTCCTGTCCGGTATGGCTTTCTGCTACTTCTTCGTGTTCGGGCAGGTGTTCAGTTTCATTTCCAGCTTCGCGCCGAAAAGCATTACGCCAGCACCAGACATCGAGGCCTACCTGTCCTTCGTGATGACCATGTTCCTGGCTTTTGGTCTGGCTTTCGAGGTGCCGGTGGCGCTTGTCATGCTGGTCAAGCTCAATGTCGTGACGGTTGAAAAGCTTAAGGAGTGGCGTTCTTACTTCATCGTCGGCGCCTTCGTGGTGGCCGCCGTGGTGACGCCGCCTGATGTCGTATCCCAGTTGGCCCTGGCCATTCCGATGTGCCTGCTGTACGAGCTGGGCATCCTGGCCTCGCGGCTGGTGTCGCGCCCGGCGCCGGTCGAGGAGAATGTTACGGTCAACCCGGAAAACGCGGCAAAAATGGAATCCGAAATGGACAAGGCGGAAGACGAGTTCCGCAACTTGTCCAAGGACTGA
- the hisA gene encoding 1-(5-phosphoribosyl)-5-[(5-phosphoribosylamino)methylideneamino]imidazole-4-carboxamide isomerase, translating to MLIIPAIDLKDGQCVRLKQGLMEQATVFSDSPAEQARHWLEQGARRLHLVDLNGAFAGKPKNAAAIKAILAEVGDEIPVQLGGGIRDLDTIEACIDGGLSYVIIGTAAVKNPGFLHDACVAFPGHIIVGLDAKDGKVATDGWSKLTGHDVVDLAKKYEDYGVESIIYTDIGRDGMLSGLNIDATVRLAQALTIPVIASGGLTGFDDIRALCAVEGEGVVGTIAGRAVYDGSLDFKAAQEMADDLMAKARA from the coding sequence ATGCTGATTATTCCTGCGATTGATCTCAAGGACGGCCAATGTGTCCGTCTCAAGCAGGGCCTGATGGAACAGGCCACTGTCTTTTCCGATAGCCCGGCCGAACAGGCGCGTCACTGGCTCGAGCAAGGCGCCCGTCGCCTGCATCTGGTTGACCTGAATGGTGCCTTTGCCGGCAAGCCGAAGAATGCGGCGGCGATCAAGGCCATCCTGGCCGAAGTCGGCGACGAGATTCCGGTCCAGCTCGGCGGTGGTATTCGCGATCTCGATACGATCGAAGCCTGCATTGATGGCGGTCTGTCCTACGTCATCATCGGCACAGCGGCCGTCAAGAATCCCGGCTTCCTGCATGACGCCTGCGTCGCCTTCCCCGGCCACATCATCGTCGGTCTCGATGCCAAGGACGGCAAGGTGGCGACCGATGGCTGGTCCAAGCTGACCGGCCACGATGTCGTCGATCTGGCCAAGAAATACGAAGATTATGGTGTCGAGTCGATCATCTACACCGACATCGGCCGCGACGGCATGCTCTCCGGCCTCAACATCGACGCCACTGTCCGTCTGGCCCAGGCGCTGACTATTCCGGTCATCGCCTCCGGCGGTCTGACCGGCTTTGACGACATTCGCGCCCTGTGCGCCGTCGAAGGCGAAGGCGTCGTCGGCACCATCGCCGGCCGTGCCGTTTACGATGGCTCGCTCGACTTCAAGGCGGCGCAGGAAATGGCCGACGATCTGATGGCAAAAGCCCGCGCCTGA
- the tatB gene encoding Sec-independent protein translocase protein TatB, which produces MFDIGFSELMVIGIVALIVIGPERLPKVARTLGHLLGRAQRYVNDVKSDISREVQLDELRKLQSQVSDSARELESSVRNEYETARSAIEAPAQEAAAELQSTAASLTETLPVAETIGKPAA; this is translated from the coding sequence ATGTTCGATATCGGCTTTTCCGAATTGATGGTGATCGGCATCGTGGCGCTGATCGTCATCGGCCCCGAGCGCCTGCCCAAGGTGGCGCGCACGCTCGGGCACCTGCTCGGCCGTGCGCAGCGCTATGTTAACGATGTGAAGTCGGACATCAGCCGCGAGGTTCAGCTCGATGAGCTGAGGAAACTGCAATCCCAGGTCTCCGATTCAGCTCGCGAACTGGAAAGCTCCGTGCGCAACGAATACGAAACGGCACGCAGCGCGATTGAGGCGCCGGCGCAGGAGGCTGCGGCCGAGTTGCAATCGACGGCTGCCTCGCTGACCGAAACCCTGCCGGTCGCTGAAACCATTGGCAAGCCGGCGGCATGA
- the hisH gene encoding imidazole glycerol phosphate synthase subunit HisH, with translation MGNLRSVSKALEHVSGGKTVIVTADPAVVASAERVVFPGQGAMPDCMNELDARGLRAAVLAAAKDKPFLGICVGEQMLFEHSDEGDVPALGVFSGNVKRFPDAKMYLPTGERLKVPHMGWNEVRQKPHALWNGIADGSRFYFVHSYFVEPADSALVTGSCEYGVPFTCAVGRDNIFAVQFHPEKSARDGLQLLKNFVEWHP, from the coding sequence ATGGGCAACCTGCGCTCGGTGTCGAAGGCGCTCGAGCACGTCTCCGGCGGCAAGACGGTCATCGTGACGGCCGATCCGGCTGTCGTTGCGTCGGCTGAACGCGTTGTCTTTCCCGGTCAGGGGGCCATGCCCGACTGCATGAACGAACTCGATGCGCGCGGCCTGCGCGCCGCGGTGCTGGCAGCGGCCAAGGACAAGCCTTTTCTCGGTATCTGTGTCGGTGAGCAGATGCTCTTCGAACACAGCGATGAAGGCGATGTCCCTGCGCTCGGCGTCTTTTCCGGCAACGTCAAACGTTTCCCGGATGCCAAGATGTATCTGCCGACCGGCGAGCGTCTGAAAGTCCCGCACATGGGCTGGAACGAGGTGCGCCAGAAACCACACGCGCTGTGGAATGGCATCGCCGACGGCTCGCGCTTTTATTTTGTGCACAGCTATTTTGTCGAACCGGCCGATTCGGCGCTGGTCACGGGGAGTTGCGAATATGGCGTCCCCTTTACCTGTGCGGTGGGGCGGGATAATATCTTCGCGGTTCAGTTCCACCCCGAGAAAAGTGCTCGTGACGGCCTGCAACTCCTGAAAAACTTCGTCGAGTGGCACCCCTGA
- a CDS encoding class II glutamine amidotransferase has protein sequence MCQLLGMNCNVPTDICFSFSGFQARGGATDVHSDGWGIAFFEGKGTRRFLDPQPSSTSPVAELVRRYPIRSKNVIAHIRKATQGAVGLENTHPFMRELWGRYWIFAHNGNLFDFMPQLDGSFVPVGLTDSERAFCWLLQELRRRFGNHVPERSALFDAVHALTLEIAQHGEFNFLLSNGDCLFAHASTKLSHIVRKAPFAQAHLKDQDITVDFSDVTSPNDRVAVIATLPLTDNEAWTDMPPGTLWWFEEGAPVKTLPTRPGPVKKA, from the coding sequence ATGTGCCAGCTGCTCGGCATGAACTGCAACGTGCCGACCGACATCTGCTTTTCATTCAGCGGATTCCAGGCCCGGGGCGGCGCCACCGATGTCCATTCGGACGGCTGGGGCATCGCCTTTTTTGAAGGCAAAGGCACCCGGCGCTTCCTCGACCCGCAGCCCTCGAGCACCTCGCCGGTAGCCGAACTGGTCCGCCGCTATCCGATTCGCTCGAAGAACGTCATCGCCCACATTCGCAAGGCAACGCAGGGTGCCGTCGGGCTGGAAAACACCCATCCCTTCATGCGCGAACTGTGGGGCCGCTACTGGATTTTCGCCCACAACGGCAATCTCTTCGATTTCATGCCGCAACTCGATGGCAGCTTCGTTCCGGTCGGCCTGACCGACAGTGAACGTGCCTTCTGCTGGCTGCTGCAGGAGTTACGCCGGCGCTTTGGAAACCATGTGCCGGAGCGCAGTGCGCTGTTCGACGCCGTTCATGCGCTGACGCTGGAAATTGCGCAACATGGCGAGTTCAACTTCCTGCTCTCGAACGGCGACTGCCTGTTCGCCCATGCTTCGACCAAGCTCAGCCACATCGTGCGCAAGGCGCCGTTCGCCCAGGCCCACCTCAAGGACCAGGACATCACGGTCGATTTCAGCGATGTCACGTCGCCAAATGATCGGGTGGCAGTCATCGCGACATTGCCGCTGACCGACAACGAAGCGTGGACCGACATGCCGCCGGGAACGCTGTGGTGGTTCGAGGAAGGTGCGCCAGTCAAGACCTTGCCGACACGACCGGGGCCGGTGAAGAAGGCCTGA
- the hisI gene encoding phosphoribosyl-AMP cyclohydrolase produces MIPAIAQDENGRVVMFAYMNRESLQETLQCGNAVYWSRSRKRLWRKGEESGHFQKIRSIRTDCDGDVLLLSIEQVGGIACHTGRESCFFNELNGDRWVPADPVLKDPKEIYK; encoded by the coding sequence ATGATCCCGGCTATCGCCCAGGATGAAAACGGGCGCGTCGTGATGTTCGCTTACATGAACCGCGAGTCGTTGCAGGAAACGCTGCAGTGCGGCAACGCGGTATACTGGTCGCGCTCGAGAAAGCGTCTGTGGCGCAAGGGCGAGGAGTCGGGGCATTTCCAGAAAATCCGCTCCATTCGTACCGATTGCGACGGCGACGTCTTGCTGTTGAGCATTGAACAAGTGGGCGGGATTGCCTGTCATACTGGCCGCGAAAGCTGTTTTTTCAATGAATTGAACGGGGATCGCTGGGTTCCCGCTGATCCGGTTCTGAAAGACCCGAAGGAAATTTACAAATGA
- a CDS encoding sensor domain-containing diguanylate cyclase translates to MPKISRFTTIAIALLSATALSTSLYWWQLLSSTAELHDKTLAQAMQAATRLAVAGAGQTEALIRNMDATLEDLRHDYITHRSEYNEAVQRAMRYQPDGLILQVGIIDEKGLLAYSSLGNPGNVYLGDRDHFKIHQEPGFGDQLYVSTPVFGRRSNSWSIQLTRRIEDKGMFKGVAVISISPNFLARQLARFELGDNDTIAIFRRDGTYLSRTPRLDEYMGKTVRTDRPFLGDNAPAFGTFRSVATHEPVQRSFAWQRVAHYPLVVTSGIAEADFLAALEKETSIALLRNGMGTAVVLLLAGTLALLIILLEKEQAAALKSAALYRTLFEKNTSIKLVIDPATGLIVDANPAACRFYGYAHAQFCQLHIGDINQLQPDEIKAEMALAASEQRQYFNFPHRLANGDIRQVEVYSGPVELDGRQLLYSIVHDVTQRRQLEHRLEESEARLRSIFAALPDGVLIVAADGRITQWNEAALNVLDVDEHTLKERRHTLLHADGRRVSPEDFPSLRASRHEPVFSNELYAIERDGKARRWISVSARPLPADKDGQPGGEVIAAVDVSRLIELEASRQIAQSVFESTTEGIMVCDDQNRIVSVNPAFFTITGYPQAETLGRNPTFLASGHHDSSFYREMYETLEQKDHWEGEITNRRRDGSIYVAWLKIAVIREVDRRICRYVALFSDITLKKRQEAQVWHQANYDALTDLPNRVLLNDRLQQAIAQAGRRNALAGLLYIDLDRFKPVNDTYGHQAGDELLRQVAKRIGNCIRDEDTVARIGGDEFLVLLPMLTQREAALRIAEKILDSLCQPFRLEQATVDIAACIGIALYPDHGLTAEILLEHGDAAMYRAKSEGRRTVRLFSPPAPAGEHARIDADLPHA, encoded by the coding sequence ATGCCCAAGATAAGCCGATTCACCACCATTGCCATCGCCTTGTTGAGCGCAACCGCCCTCAGCACCAGCCTCTACTGGTGGCAGCTCCTCTCATCAACCGCCGAATTGCACGACAAGACGCTGGCCCAGGCCATGCAGGCGGCGACCCGTCTGGCCGTCGCCGGAGCTGGCCAGACCGAGGCGCTGATCCGCAACATGGACGCGACGCTCGAAGATCTGCGCCACGACTACATTACCCACCGCTCCGAGTACAACGAAGCGGTACAACGCGCCATGCGCTACCAGCCGGACGGCCTGATCCTGCAGGTCGGCATCATTGATGAAAAGGGTCTGCTGGCCTATTCCAGCCTGGGCAACCCGGGCAATGTCTACCTAGGCGACCGCGACCACTTCAAGATTCATCAGGAACCGGGTTTCGGTGACCAGCTCTACGTCAGCACCCCGGTCTTCGGGCGGCGTTCGAATAGCTGGTCGATTCAGCTGACCAGGCGCATCGAGGATAAGGGAATGTTCAAGGGGGTGGCCGTCATCTCCATTTCACCGAATTTCCTGGCTCGCCAGCTGGCCCGCTTCGAACTGGGCGACAACGACACCATCGCCATTTTTCGCCGGGATGGCACCTACCTGAGCCGCACGCCAAGACTTGACGAGTACATGGGCAAGACCGTGCGCACCGACCGGCCCTTCCTCGGCGACAACGCGCCGGCTTTTGGCACCTTCCGGTCGGTCGCCACTCACGAACCGGTTCAACGCAGCTTTGCCTGGCAACGCGTCGCTCACTATCCACTGGTTGTCACCTCCGGCATTGCCGAAGCCGACTTCCTGGCGGCGCTGGAGAAGGAAACCAGCATCGCCCTGCTGCGCAACGGGATGGGTACCGCCGTTGTCCTTCTTCTGGCCGGCACCCTGGCCCTGCTCATCATCCTGCTGGAGAAGGAGCAGGCAGCAGCGCTGAAGAGCGCGGCCCTCTATCGCACCCTGTTCGAAAAGAACACCTCGATCAAACTGGTCATCGACCCGGCCACCGGTCTGATTGTCGATGCCAACCCGGCCGCCTGCCGCTTCTACGGCTATGCGCATGCGCAGTTCTGCCAATTGCATATCGGCGACATCAACCAGCTCCAGCCCGACGAAATCAAGGCCGAAATGGCGCTCGCCGCCAGCGAACAGCGGCAATACTTCAATTTTCCGCACCGGCTGGCCAATGGCGACATCCGCCAGGTCGAGGTCTATTCCGGGCCGGTGGAACTGGATGGACGCCAGTTGCTCTACTCAATCGTCCATGACGTGACCCAGCGCCGGCAGCTGGAACATCGGCTAGAGGAAAGCGAAGCCCGCCTGCGCAGCATCTTCGCCGCCCTCCCCGACGGCGTGCTGATCGTCGCTGCCGATGGCCGGATCACGCAGTGGAACGAGGCCGCCCTGAACGTGCTCGACGTGGACGAACACACACTGAAGGAACGTCGGCATACCCTGCTCCATGCCGACGGCCGCCGGGTATCCCCGGAAGACTTCCCGAGCCTGCGAGCCAGCCGGCACGAGCCCGTGTTCAGCAACGAACTCTATGCCATTGAACGGGACGGCAAAGCGCGACGCTGGATATCGGTCAGCGCCCGACCGTTGCCGGCAGACAAGGACGGCCAACCGGGCGGCGAGGTCATTGCTGCGGTGGATGTCTCCCGCCTGATCGAACTGGAAGCCTCGCGCCAGATTGCCCAGTCGGTCTTCGAATCTACCACCGAAGGCATCATGGTCTGCGACGACCAGAACCGGATCGTCAGCGTCAACCCGGCCTTCTTCACCATTACCGGCTACCCGCAGGCCGAAACGCTGGGTCGCAATCCGACCTTTCTCGCCTCCGGCCACCACGATTCGTCCTTTTACCGCGAGATGTACGAAACCCTGGAGCAAAAGGACCACTGGGAAGGCGAGATCACCAACCGGCGGCGCGACGGCTCGATCTATGTGGCCTGGCTCAAGATTGCCGTCATTCGCGAGGTCGACCGCAGGATTTGCCGCTATGTCGCCCTGTTTTCCGACATCACGCTGAAAAAACGCCAGGAGGCCCAGGTCTGGCACCAGGCCAACTACGATGCACTGACCGACCTGCCCAATCGCGTGCTGCTCAACGACCGCTTGCAACAGGCCATCGCCCAGGCCGGCCGGCGCAATGCACTGGCCGGTCTGCTCTACATCGACCTCGACCGTTTCAAACCGGTCAATGACACTTACGGCCATCAGGCCGGCGACGAACTGTTACGTCAGGTGGCCAAGCGCATCGGCAATTGCATCCGCGACGAAGACACCGTCGCCCGCATTGGCGGCGACGAATTCCTCGTCCTGCTGCCGATGCTGACCCAGCGCGAAGCCGCCCTGCGCATTGCCGAAAAGATACTCGACAGCCTGTGCCAGCCCTTCCGTCTGGAACAGGCCACCGTGGACATCGCGGCCTGTATCGGCATTGCCCTGTACCCGGACCATGGCCTGACGGCCGAGATCCTGCTTGAACACGGCGATGCTGCCATGTACCGCGCCAAATCCGAAGGGCGCCGCACTGTCCGCCTGTTCAGCCCGCCAGCCCCGGCGGGTGAGCATGCTAGAATCGACGCCGATCTCCCTCACGCCTGA
- the hisB gene encoding imidazoleglycerol-phosphate dehydratase HisB has translation MRQAEITRNTLETQITVRLNLDGTGQGKFATGVPFLDHMLDQIARHGLIDLDIEAKGDLHIDAHHTVEDIGITFGQALAKAWGDKKGLTRYGHSYVPLDEALSRVVVDLSGRPGLELNVEFSRAVIGSFDVDLVSEFFHGLVNHAGVTLHIDNLRGQNAHHQAETIFKAFGRALRMAVTPDPRMAGAMPSTKGSL, from the coding sequence ATGCGGCAAGCCGAAATTACTCGCAATACGCTGGAGACGCAGATCACCGTGCGTCTCAATCTCGATGGCACCGGTCAGGGCAAATTTGCCACCGGCGTGCCCTTTCTCGATCACATGCTCGACCAGATCGCCCGTCATGGCCTGATCGACCTCGACATCGAGGCCAAGGGCGACCTGCACATCGATGCGCACCACACTGTCGAAGACATTGGCATCACCTTCGGTCAGGCGCTGGCCAAGGCCTGGGGTGACAAGAAGGGCCTGACCCGTTACGGCCACAGCTACGTGCCGCTCGACGAGGCGCTGTCGCGGGTCGTCGTCGATCTCTCCGGTCGTCCGGGGCTGGAACTCAATGTCGAGTTCTCGCGCGCCGTCATCGGATCTTTCGATGTCGATCTGGTCAGCGAGTTCTTCCACGGCTTGGTCAACCACGCCGGCGTCACGCTGCACATCGACAACCTGCGTGGTCAGAATGCCCACCATCAGGCCGAGACCATCTTCAAGGCCTTCGGCCGCGCCCTGCGCATGGCGGTAACGCCCGATCCGCGCATGGCTGGTGCCATGCCGTCGACAAAGGGCTCGCTGTGA
- the tatA gene encoding Sec-independent protein translocase subunit TatA, protein MGSFSIWHWLIVLVIVMLIFGTKKLRNVGQDLGGAVKGFKDGMKDATAGDKPADAAQPTQQVGGQTIDVEVKEKTKS, encoded by the coding sequence ATGGGCAGTTTTTCCATTTGGCACTGGCTGATCGTTCTGGTCATCGTCATGCTTATCTTCGGTACTAAGAAATTGCGTAACGTCGGGCAGGATCTGGGCGGCGCCGTCAAGGGGTTCAAGGACGGCATGAAGGACGCCACGGCGGGTGACAAGCCGGCCGACGCAGCGCAGCCGACCCAGCAGGTGGGCGGTCAGACCATCGACGTTGAAGTCAAGGAAAAGACCAAGTCCTGA
- a CDS encoding phosphoribosyl-ATP diphosphatase has protein sequence MSTHDMLHRLSETLASRRHADPEKSYTAKLFSEGPDSILKKIGEETAELIMAAKDGKRLNIVWESTDLIYHVLVLLAFYGLSIEDVSQEMRRREGISGIDEKAARGNK, from the coding sequence ATGAGCACCCATGACATGCTGCACCGTCTCTCCGAGACGCTTGCTTCCCGTCGGCACGCCGATCCGGAAAAGTCCTACACCGCCAAGCTCTTTTCGGAAGGTCCTGATTCAATTCTGAAAAAGATCGGCGAGGAAACTGCCGAGCTGATCATGGCCGCCAAGGATGGCAAGCGTCTGAACATCGTCTGGGAATCGACTGACCTCATTTATCACGTGCTCGTCCTGCTCGCCTTCTATGGCTTGAGCATCGAGGACGTTTCGCAGGAAATGCGCCGCCGCGAAGGCATTTCCGGTATCGACGAAAAGGCGGCACGGGGCAACAAGTGA
- the hisF gene encoding imidazole glycerol phosphate synthase subunit HisF, which translates to MLAKRIIPCLDVTAGRVVKGTNFVGLRDAGDPIEIARRYNEQGADEVTFLDITASSDQRDIILHIVEACAEQVFIPLTVGGGVRKVEDVRRLLNAGADKVSMNTAAVQNPDLVFDASSKVGSQCIVVAIDAKQVAPGQWHVFTHGGRNDTGLDTIEWAKKVAALGAGEILLTSMDRDGTKNGFDLALTRAVSDAVSIPVIASGGVGNLQHLADGVSEGRADAVLAASIFHFGEYTVRQAKEYMAARGIEVRL; encoded by the coding sequence ATGCTCGCCAAACGCATCATCCCTTGCCTTGACGTCACGGCTGGCCGCGTCGTCAAGGGCACCAATTTCGTCGGCCTGCGCGATGCCGGCGATCCGATTGAAATCGCCCGCCGCTACAACGAGCAGGGCGCCGACGAAGTCACGTTTCTTGATATCACGGCGTCCAGCGATCAGCGCGACATCATTCTGCACATCGTCGAAGCCTGCGCCGAACAGGTCTTTATTCCGCTGACCGTCGGTGGTGGCGTGCGCAAGGTCGAGGACGTGCGTCGTCTGCTCAACGCTGGTGCCGACAAGGTGTCGATGAACACGGCTGCGGTGCAGAACCCCGATCTGGTTTTCGACGCATCGAGCAAGGTTGGTTCGCAGTGCATTGTTGTCGCCATCGACGCCAAGCAGGTTGCGCCTGGCCAGTGGCACGTCTTTACGCATGGCGGCCGTAACGATACTGGTCTCGATACGATCGAGTGGGCCAAAAAAGTGGCGGCGCTGGGCGCTGGCGAAATCCTGCTGACCAGCATGGACCGCGACGGAACCAAGAACGGTTTCGACCTCGCGCTGACCCGCGCAGTCTCGGATGCAGTGAGTATTCCTGTTATCGCCTCGGGCGGTGTCGGCAATCTGCAGCATCTGGCCGACGGCGTCAGCGAAGGCCGCGCCGATGCCGTGCTCGCTGCCTCGATTTTTCATTTCGGCGAATACACCGTGCGCCAGGCCAAGGAATACATGGCGGCGCGCGGTATTGAAGTCCGCTTGTGA